Within Ralstonia pickettii DTP0602, the genomic segment CGGCACCGAGGTCGTCGGTCAGCGGGCATCCGCAGTGAAAGCGCAGGAACGCACGCGCCGCGGCGGGCACGCCGGCCGGCAGCCAGACCGGGGTATCGGGATCGGCCAACGTCAGCAGCAGCGCTGCCAGCGCCGGCGACAGGCCCTCGGGCACGCCGCTGGTCACGGGTATCGCTTGCAGCTGGCCCGGATGGGCAAACGCATGCAGCGTGGCGCGGAACACCTGCTGGGCATCGTCGACGGGATTGTCGAAGCCCGGCAGCAGCGAAGTGGCCGGGGCCGAGAGGATCGATTGGGCGGATGTCATCAGTCCTCTCCCCGGACCATGGTGAAGAATTCGACGCGCGTCTGGGCAGCGGTGGCCGCTGCGTGCGCGGCGCGTGCGGCATGGGCGCTGGCCAGCGGCGCCAGCACGACCTCCTGCACGCGCTGGTGCCAGGCGGGGCGCTGCAGCAGCGCGTCCAGTACGGCCGCCTGCTCCGCGTGGCGCGCGCTGCGGCCCTGGATATAGGCCACGCCCGCGGTACCTGCGGCATCGCCGTCTTCCAGCACGACCGCGCAGCGCGTGACCGTGATTTCTCCCAGGTTGAACTGGGCGCCGGTGCCGCCGGCACGGGCCCGCACCATCGCCATGCCGGATTCCGGCTTGCGCAGCAGGCGCCAGGCGGGCAGGGCCGCGGCCTGGCCAAGCCGCGTGTAGGCGGCATCGAGCGCCTCCGTTGGCGCTGTTGCCAGCACCCGCAGCCAGGCGGCGCGGGCCGCGTTGGCTTCGATGCCGGCCGGGCCGGCGGTTTCGCTTTGCATCATCACCCCTATACGTCTATACGTTTAGATGTTATTGCCTGAACACGCCGCTACTAGACCACAGGCAGATGAACGTTTGATGACGGCTCGGGAGTGTGGTCAGGCACCCCGACAGGGGAGCGCAACTGAGGCACAATCGCACGGCATTGGTGAACGCTTGATGACAAGAGGGCAGGGCAAGCATGTCTGATCGGGAAGTAGAACGGGGTTCCGGCGTGGCGGTATGGCGCCAGATCGGCGAGGCGCTGGCGGACGACATCCGCAGGAAGCTGTACCTGCCCGGCGAGCAGTTGCCGCCGGAGCCGGAGCTGGCCACGCGCTTTGCCGTGAACCGCCACACCATCCGGCGCGCCATGGGCGAGCTGGAGCTGAGCGGACTGGTGCGGATCGAGCAGGGCCGCGGCACCTTCGTGCAGGAGCATGCGATCGACTACGCGATCGGGCGCCGCACGCGCTTCTCGCAGAACCTGGCCGCGCAGGGCATGCGCGGGCACACCGAGATCCTCGACAGCCAGGTGGTGCGCGCGCCCGAGGTGGCGAAGCACCTGGGGCTGCCGCGCACGGCCGAGATCCTGCACGTGCAGATGATCGGCAAGGCCGAGGAGCGCACCATCGACGTGGCCGAGCATTACTTCGACCTCAAGCGCTTTCCCGGCATCGACGCGGTGCTGCGCGACATGCAGTCGGTGTCGCGCGCGCTGGCGCACTTCGGCATTGCCGACTACACGCGCAAGTGGTCGCGCATTACCGCAGCCATGCCCAGCGCGCCGGTCGCGCGCCTGCTGAACCAGCCGAAGACGCGGCCGGTATTGCAGGTCGAGGCACTCAACGTCGATATCGACGGCGCACCGGTGCAGTACAGCGTGACGCGGTTTGCCGGCGACTGGGTGCAACTCACGGTGTCCGACAGCGACTGAGGAATGTTGTTGCCGGGCGCATTGGTCTAGACATCTGTCTGTCATCTACCGGCGCTAACGTCTTGCCCATGCACATGACCAACCTAACTCAATCGCCGCCGCTGGCCGGTATCACGGGCCGCCGCGTGCTGGGCGCCGCGGGCATCGGCCCGGCGACGCTGGGCTTTCGCGACGGCCACGTGGCGCAGCAAGCGCTGGCGTCCGGCCCGTGCCTCGATGCGGGCGACCTGCTGGTGCTGCCGGGCATTGTCGACATCCACGGCGACGCCTTCGAGCGCGCGGTGATGCCGCGCCCCGGCGTCAGCTTCCCGTACGCGGGCGCGCTGCTCGACGTGGATCGCCAGTTGCTGGCGAACGGGATCACCACCGAATTCCACGGCGTGACGCTGTCCTGGGAAGGCGGGCTGCGCGGCGAGGCCTATGCGCTGCGCATGTTCGAAGCCATCGCGCAGCTCGGCCCCGTGCTTGGCGCCGCGCACAAGGTGCACCTGCGCTTCGAGGCCTACCACCTGGCCGGTGTTGAGACCGCGCTGTCATGGATGGCCGCTGGACGCGTAGACCTGCTGGCCATCAACGACCACCTGCCGACGATGGCGCGCCGCATGGGCGACGAGCGCAAGATGCAGCAATACGCCGAGCGCGCCGAGTGCGACGTCGAGACCTTCCGCAGCCGCCTGCGCGCGGCCAGCGGCAATGCGCAGGAGGTGCCGGCGGCGATGGCACGCCTGATCGCCGCCGCACGCGACGCGGGGCTGCCGGTGGCGTCGCATGACGACCCGGACGTGGCCACGCGCCAGCACTACCACCGCCGGGGCTGCCGCATCGCCGAGTTCCCGCTGACCATCGAAGCCGCGACGCTGGCCCGGCAGCTGGGCGACGCTATCGTGTTCGGCGCGCCCAACGTGGTGCGCGGCACCAGCCATACCGGCGCGCCCAACGCGACCGAGATGGTGGCCGCCGGCCTGTGCACGGTGCTGGCGTCCGACTACAACTATCCCGCGCCGCTGCAGGCCGCATTCCGGCTGGCACAACTGGGCGTGCTGGACCTGCCCGGCGCCTGGCAACTGGTCTCGCGCAACCCGGCCCGTGCCGCCGGCCTGCGCGACCGCGGCACACTGGCCCCGGGCCTGCGCGCCGATGCCATCCTGGTCGATGACCGCCAGCCCGGCCTGCCGCGCGTCTGCGCCACCATCGTCAATGGCGAACTGAAGCATGCGGCGGCGTTCCTGCCGCAGGTCGATCTCGCCGAAGCCGGGACCCTGGCCGCATGAGCATGCAAGCACACCGCTACGCCATTTATCTTTCTCCGGCCGAACCGTTCCGATCCTTCGGCAGCCAGTGGCTGAGCCGCGATGCCGATACAGGGGCGGCGCTGCCCATGCCGCAAGGCATGGCGCCGCCGCCCGACGAGTGGGTCAAGGCCCCGGCGCACTACGGCCTGCATGCCACGCTGAAGCCGCCGTTCCGGCTCGCGGACGGCACCGATGGTTCGATGCTCGACGCCGCCGCCCGCGGCTTTGCGCATGGGCGCGAGGCGTTCGACGCGGCGCTGGCGCTGCGCGCGCTGCGAGGCTTTATCGCCTGGTGCCTGGACGATGGTGGCTCGCGCGCTATGCATGCGCTCGCCGATGCCTGCGTGATGGCGTTCGAGCGCTTCCGCGCACCGGCCAGTGCTGAGGAACTCGCCAAACGCAAGCCGGATCGGCTCACGCCCGACGAGCGCCGCATGCTGGATGCATGGGGCTACCCGTACGTATTCGAGACTTTCATCTTCCACATCACGCTGACCGGCATGCTCGACGCCGCCGGCGAAGCCGCCGCGCTGGCGCGCCTGTCCGCCGCCAGCGGCAAGCTGCTGGAAACGCCGCTCCATGTGGACGGAATCAGTGTGTTCGTGCAGCCGCGGCCAGGCGATGACTTCATTGCCGCGCGCCACTACGGCTTCAATGGCAGCACCACGGATGGCGCCGGCGTGGCGTACCTCGAAGCATGAGCGCCCGCACCGCCACTGACGGGCGCGGCCTGTTCTACGTCATGGGGCCTTCGGGCAGCGGCAAGGATTCGCTGCTGCGCGCGCTGCGCGAGCGCCTGGGCCCGGACGACCCCATCGTGGTCGCGCATCGCTATATCACGCGCGACGCCGACGCCAACGAGGCCTCGGTCGCCCTTACCCCCGATGAGTTCCAGCGCCGCAAGGCCCTCGGCTGCCTGGCGCTGAACTGGCATAGCCACGGCCTGCACTACGGCATCGGCGTCGAGATCGAGCAGTGGCTCGCAAAGGGCCTGACGGTGATCGTCAACGGTTCGCGCGAATACCTGCCGCAAGCCGTGGCACGCTACCCGAAGCTGTGCGCCGTACACGTGCGGGTGAAACCGGAAGTGCTGGCCGCGCGCCTGCGCCAGCGTGGCCGCGAGTCGGAAGAGGCGATTGCCAGGCGGCTGGCCCGCGCGGGGCAGGCTTTCGACGTGCCGGCAGGGTGCAGGCTGGTCGAGATCGACAACAGCGGCGCGCTGCAGGCATCCGCCGACGCCTTTGCACAACTGGTGGGCGCCACCTCCGCGCTGGCCTGACTCTCAGAGCTCGATACTGAAGCTGATGCCGTGCTCGGTGAACCCGAGCCGGCGATAGAACTGGTGCGCCTGCAACCGGCGTGCGTTCGACGACAACGCCAGCTTGGCCGCGCCGGCTTCCCGCGCCAGGCGCATCGCCTCGCGCATCATGGCCTTGCCGACGCCCATGCCGCGCGCCGACGGCGCCACCACCACGGCCTCGACAATCGCCTCCGGGCGGCCGTCGTGGACCAGCACGGGAAATACCAGCAGGCTGAAGGTGCCGAGCGGCACCCCGTTCTCGTCCACCATCAGGTAGCAGCGATAGTCCGGGTAGCGGCGCATCGTTGCGTAGCGCTCGCGCATCGTGGCCAGCGGCAACGGCGGCTCGTCATCCATCGCGGCGAGCAGCGCCGACAGGTGCCGCAGCTCCGCATCGGAGCCGCGCACCTCGCGCAGGGCCAGGACGGCTTCGGTCATTTCGTGCAATCCGTTCATGCCGTTTACGCCACTTACACGGCAAGGCGCGCGCAACGCGCAGCCATTTCAAGGTAGTGCGCCAGTGGCGGCGTGGCAAGGTCGACCACCTTGGCCAGGTCGTCGTAACGGCGCAGGCGCACCGCGGCATCGGCATGGGGGTTGGCTGCGAAGGCATTCGCCTGCCCCTCGTTGTATGGACCGCCCTGCAGCGCCAGGCTCTGCACCGAGGCCGGCGACAGCGTGCCGAAGTAGTCGGGATCGACCGCGCACAGGAAGCGCTTGGCCGCCACGTGCAGGCGTATGGGCTCGGTGACTTCGTCGCCGAAGAGCTCCGCCAGCGCGTCGGCGGCGACCTCCTGGTGGCGCATGTCGGTGTCGGTGCTTTCCGCCAGCAGCAGGTGGCGGACGTCGTGGAGCAGCGCCGCGACGATCAGCGGCTCGGGCTCGCGCGCCTGCTCGGCCAACTGCGCGCACTGCAGCGCGTGGACCGTCTGGCTGATGGCCTCGCCGCCGTACCAGGCGGTGCCGTGGCTGGCGAACAGGGTTTCGATGCGGGAGAGCGTGAGCATGGGGTCAGACGAGTACCTTGCGGATCTGCGCGGAGAGGATGTCGATGGCCGAGACAAACAGGATGATGATGATCATCACGGCACAGGTCTGCCCGTACTGGAAGCTGCGGATGATCTCCCACAGCACGGTGCCGATGCCGCCGGCGCCGACAATGCCGACCACCGAGGCCGAACGCACGTTCGACTCGAAGCGGTACAGCGCAAAGGACAGCCACAGCGGCAGCACCTGCGGAATCACGCCGTAGACGATCTCCTCGATCGGGCCGGCGCCGGTGGCGCGCACGCCTTCGACCGGGCGCGGATCGATGGCTTCCACGGCTTCGGCAAACAGCTTGGCCAGCACGCCGGTGGTGTGGATCCAGATCGCCAGCACGCCCGCGAACGGGCCCAGTCCGACGGCCACGATAAACAGCATCGCAAAGACCATCTCATTGATGGCGCGGCAGGCGTCCATGACGCGGCGCGCCGGCTGGTAGACCCACGCGGGAACGATATTGGCGGAGCACAGCAGGCCCAGCGGTACCGCCATCGCCACGGCCATGGCCGTGCCCCACAGCGCGATCTGGACGGTGACCAGCATTTCGTCCAGGTAGTGCCGCCAGTCGCGGAAGTCTGGCGGGAAGAAATCGGCGGCAAATTTCGCCATGTTGTTGGAATCGCGCAGCAGGTCCAGCGGGCGCATGTCGGCGCCTTGCCAGGACATGGCGAGCAAGGCCAGCACGACCGCCCAGGTCAGCAACACGGCAAGGGACGTGCGCGGCGGCCGGACGTTGCTTTGCGGCGAGGGCGGGAGGCCGGGCGTGGCGGTGACAGTCATGGGCAATCCGAATCAGGCAACATAAAAAGACGACGCGGGGCCGGCAACGCGCCGGGCCCCTGCGGGGTGAGGCTTATTGCGCGCTGGTGGCGGCGGCCTTGTCCAGCTCGGCCAGGCGGCGGCTGACATCGGCCAGGCGCTTTTCCTTGTCGGGGGCGGCCAGGGTGGTGTCCGTTTCGATCTTGGCCTTCTCGCGGGCCAGTTCGATCTGGCGGATCGGCACCAGTTGCGCGTCGCCCGAGGCGCGGAAGCCCTGGTAGGTCAGCGTGGCCAGCACCTGCTTTTCACGCGCGGCGTCGACGCCCTTGCCGTAGTTGACGAAGAAGGTCTGGATCTTCTTCTTCAGCTCGGGCGACAGGTCCTTGCGATAGACCATCGGATCGGCCGGGATCAGTGGCGACTTCCACAGCACGCGCACCTGGTCATAGGCATTCTTGCCCGTGTTGATGCGGTAGCGCTCCAGGTTCTCGGTGTTGTTCACCGCCACGTCGACCTGCTTGTTCAGCACCGACAGCAGGTTGGTTTCGTGGTTGCCGATGCGCACGGCCTTGAACAGCGTCTTGGGCTCGACCTTGTTTGCCGTCCACAGGTAGTAGCCCGGCACGGCGGTGCCCGAGGTGGAGTTGGGATCGCCGGCGCCGTAGCTCAGGTCCTTGCCGCGCTTGATCACGTCTTCGACGCTCTTCAGGTCGCTATCCTTGTTGACGATCAGCAGCGACCAGTAGCCCGGGTTGCCGTCCTTGTCGATCACCGAGGCAAAGACCTCGCCGTTGGCGCGGTCCACCGCTTCCATCGCCGACTTGTTGCCGAACCAGGCGATCTGCACCTTGTTAAAGCGCATGCCCTCGATGATGCCGGCGTAGTCGGACGCGAAGAACGGCTTGACCGGCACGCCCAGCGTCTTGCTGAGATCGTCGATCAGCGGCTGCCAGGCGCTCTTCAGGTTCGACGACGATTCCGTCGAGATAAAGCCGATGCTCAGGCTCTTGGCGTCTTGCGCAAAGGCGGGCAGGGCGACCACGCCCGATGCCACGACGGCGATAAAGGTTCTGCGAAGCATGGACAACTCCGGTTGGGAAAGGCTTGGGGGTAAGGCTGCGGTCGGGTGGGTGCTCAGTGGCCGCTCAGTGGCTGCTCACGCCGCCGCCAGGTTCATCGTGACCATCGCCGGCGCCGGCATGGCCGCGGCGGCTTCATTCGCTTCGGGCACGGAATCGTGCAGCAGTTCGTCGGCCTCGGTGCCATAGAGATCGCGCAGCATGGCCGGCGTCAGCGCCGCGGAGGGGCCGTCGTAGACCACCTTGCCGTGGCGCAGTGCCACCACGCGGGGGCAGTAGCGCATCGCCACATCCACCTGGTGCAGCGACACCAGCACCGCCACCTTGCGGGTGCGATTGATCTGCGTCAGCAGCGACATCACGCGGCGCGACGATTCCGGATCGAGCGAAGCGATCGGCTCGTCGGCCAGGATCACGCGAGCGTTCTGCACCAGCGTGCGGGCGATAGCCGCGCGTTGCTGCTGGCCGCCGGAGAGCGTCGAGGCACGCTGAAACGCATAGTCGTCTATACCAACTTGCGCAAGGGCATCGAGTCCGGCCTGCATTTCATCGGCCCTGAAGATGCGCAGCAGGCTGCGCCATTTGGGGATACGGGTCAGCATGCCGACCAGCACGTTGGTGATGACCGGAAGGCGGCCCACCAGGTTGAACTGCTGGAACACAAAGCCGATCTCGCCGCGTACCTTGCGCACATTGCCGGCCAGCCGGCCATTGCGCTGCACGTGGCGGCCGTTGACGAGGATCTCGCCAGCGCCGCCTGCGACAAAGCCGGCTACGTGGCGCAACAGTGTGGACTTGCCCGATCCCGATGCACCCAGCAGGGCGACCATCTCGCCTGGCGCGATGTGCAACGTGACATCGTCAAGCGCCTTGCGGTCCGCGCGGAACGATTTGGAAAGCCCGAGGACTTCGATTGCGTGCGTCATGTCGACTCCCTGGCTTGAATGACCTGCGCATTCTGGCCGGGATGGATGACAGAACGATGACGCTGGCGTCAGACAAAAATGTTCTAGCCCAGGCTGCCGGCAAAGCGCTCGGCCAGCCGTTCGCGGCGGAAGGCCTCGACCACGTAGTCGATAAAGACGCGCGTCTTGGCCGGCAGCAGCGTGCGCGTCGGGTAGTAGAGCGAGATCGCGCCTGCATCGGCATACCAGTGCGGCAGCAGGCGCACCAGCTCGCCACGCTCCAGCCATGGCAGTGCGTCAGGCACGGCGAGCAGTGTTACGCCAAGGCCTAGCAGCGCGGCTTCACGCATGGCGGCCGGGTCGTTGACGACGATCCGCTCGGGCAGTGCCGTGGCGGCTTCCGTTCCGGCCGCATCGCGCATGGCCCAGTGCCGCGCGCGTCCGGTGCGCGTGGAGCGCATCACGATGCCGTCGAATTGCGCGAGGCCGGCGGGGTTGGTCGGCAAGGTGCGCCCGCGCAGGTAGTTGGGAGAAGCCACGGCGACGATATGCGCGGGCGCCAGCGTGCGCGAGACCAGCCCGGGCGCAAGCTCGAAGCCGCCGCCGATGGCGGCGTCATAGCCCTCGGCGATCAGGTCGGCGGCGCGGTTCTCGAAATGCCATTCGGGCCGGATGGCAGGATAGCGGGCCAGGAACGCCGGCAGCAGCGGCATCACGTGAGTCACGCCGAAGGTCGGGGCCAGGCTGACCTTGAGCACGCCGGCGGGTTCGCCCTGGTCACCGGAGGCGCCCGCGATTGCCGCTTGCAGCGCATCAAGATTGCCGCCGATCGCCGCGAGGAAGCGCTCGCCGGCCTCCGTCAGCGTCAGCTTGCGCGTCGAGCGCTGGAACAGGCGCACGCCCAGGTTGCGCTCCAGCATGGCCACATTGCGGCTGACCGCTGCGGGCGTCAGCGCCAGCCGCCGGCCGGCCGCGGAGAAGCTGCCGGTTTCCGCGCTGCGAACGAAGGATTCAAGGTTGGCCAGGGTTTCCATGCCAACCAGATTACACCATCACTTGAAAATCATTCCAGCCATTCCTCACTAATCAAGCCGCAATCCGCCGCCCATACTCCGTTCACCCCTTCACACAACGGAGTTCGAACAATGACTGCAAACCACAACCTCCCGCTGGCCGGAAAGACCGCCCTCGTTACCGGCGGCTCGCGCTCGATCGGCGCCGCCATCGCCCGCCGGCTGGCCGCCGACGGTGCCGCCGTGGCTGTGACCTACAGCGCCTCGGCCGACAAGGCCAGCGCCGTGGTCCGCGAGATCGAGGCAGCGGGCGGCCGCGCCATCGCGATCGAAGCCGATGCCGGCAACCCCGCGGCAGTGCGCGCCGCCGTGGCCGCCACGGCAGAGGCCTTTGGCGGCCTCGACATCCTGGTCAACAACGCCGGGCTGGGCCTCGGTGGCGCCATCGAGGACATCGCCTTCGACACCTATGAACGCATGATCGCCGTCAACGTGACCGGCGTCTTCGTGGCCACGCAGGAGGCCGTGCGCCGTATGAAGGCGGGCGGGCGCGTGATCCACATCGGCTCGTCGATGACGCGCTACGCGGCCTTTCCGACGGCGTCGCTGTACACACTGACCAAGGGCGCGATCACCGGCTTCAACCGCAGCCTGGTGCGCGACCTCGGACCCCGCGGCATCACCGTCAATACCGTCCATCCCGGCCCGACCGATACGGAGATGAACCCCGATGGCGGCCCGGTCAGCAAGATCGTCGGCCCCGGCATCGCCATCGGCCGCTATGGCCAGCCGGACGAGATCGCCAATGTGGTCGCCTTCCTGGCCGGCCCGGAGGCGTCCTTCGTGACCGGCGCGGACATCGTCGCCGACGGCGGCTTCACGGCCTGAACGGCTCCCAGACCTGCACCGGAGAATCATCATGAGCGACAAGACCATCGGCATCATCGGCGCCGGCGCCATCGGCACGGCTTTCGCGCGTACACTGGCGCGCCACAGCATCAAGGCGGTGATTGCCAACAGCCGCGGCCCTGAAACACTGCAGGACCTGGTACAGGAGATCGGCCCGTCCGTGCGCGCCGGCACGCGCGAGCAAGCCGCGGCGCAGGACATCGTGCTGGTCGCGGTGAACTGGTCGCGGCTGCCGCAGGCGCTGGCGGGGCTGCCAGACTTTGGCGGACGCATCGTCATTGATGCCAACAACCCGATCGAAGCGCCGCTGTTCCGTCCCGCTGAACTGCACGGGCGGCTGTCCAGCGAGATCGTTGCCGGGCTGGTGCCGGGTGCGCGCGTGGTGAAGGCGTTCAACCACTTGCGGCCCGAATTCCTGACGGGCGATCCGCGCGAGGATGGCGGGCAGCGAGTGCTGTTCTATTCCGGCGACGACGACGGCGCCAAGGCCGAGGTGGCGGCACTGGTCGAGCGGCTCGGGTTCTTCGGCATCGACCTTGGCAAGCTGGAGGTGGGAGGGCGGCTCGTCCAGTTTCCTGGCGGGCCGCTGCCCGGGTTGAACCTTGTGAAGCTGGGCTGAGGCGACGATCCGGCATCGGGAGCCCGCGGTACCGGGATGCCTCGCGGCGGGGGACAGGCGGCGCGGATGGCCGGCGCGGTCCCTGCCAATTCCCAAATTCTTCGTCTGAGAGCTTGCGCAAGATTTTGTTGTTTGCGGAAGATGTACAGTCCTCGTTATATTTGCTCGCCCCCGTTCGTCGTTTCCCAGTCGCCGCCGGCCCCCGCCGGGACCAGCCTGAACCCAAGGTCCAAGTGCCTGATATGAAAAAAATTCTCACCGCAAGCATTGCCGTCCTCGCCACCACTCTTTGCGAGGCCAGCGCCCACGCTGCCGACAGCAGCGCGCAAAGCCAGATCGGGCGCACCGTGAACGCCACCATCCGCCCCGTCATGCAGGCCAACAACGTTCCCGGCATGGCGGTCGCCGTCACGGTCGGCGGCAAGCACTATTTCTACAGCTATGGCGTCGCCTCCAAGTCCGGCGGCAAGAAAGTCACCGAGAACACGATTTTCGAGATCGGCTCGATCAGCAAGACGTTTACGGCGACGCTGGCCTCCTACGCACAAGTGCGCGGCAGCCTGTCGCTGTCCGACAAGGCCAGCAAATACCTGCCTGCGCTTGCCGGCAGCAGCTTCGACGCGATCAGCCTGCTCGACCTGGGCACGTATGCGGCCGGCGGCTTGCCGCTGCAATTCCCGGAGGCCGTCACCGACCAGGCGAAAATGGTCGCCTATTTCAAGGACTGGCGCCCGAGCTACGCCCCCGGTACCCATCGGCGTTATTCGAATCCCAGCATCGGCCTGTTTGGTTACCTGGCTGCCCAAAGCATGGGCCAGCCGTTCGATGACCTGATGGAGAAAACCCTGTTTCC encodes:
- a CDS encoding hypothetical protein (K01467: E3.5.2.6, ampC, penP; beta-lactamase [EC:3.5.2.6]) encodes the protein MKKILTASIAVLATTLCEASAHAADSSAQSQIGRTVNATIRPVMQANNVPGMAVAVTVGGKHYFYSYGVASKSGGKKVTENTIFEIGSISKTFTATLASYAQVRGSLSLSDKASKYLPALAGSSFDAISLLDLGTYAAGGLPLQFPEAVTDQAKMVAYFKDWRPSYAPGTHRRYSNPSIGLFGYLAAQSMGQPFDDLMEKTLFPGLGLKHTYIRVPQARMADYATGYTKDDKPTRVSPGVLDSEAYGVKTTAADMIRFVEANMNGAGLDDTLQRAIAGTHTGYFKVGDMMQGLGWEMYDYPTRVDSLLAGSSTQVVFAANKVNRLDPPRTAKADVLVNKTGSTNGFGAYVVFVPAQRIGIVMLANKNFPVAARIKAAYQILTALDGKLAAAEAR